From Malaya genurostris strain Urasoe2022 chromosome 2, Malgen_1.1, whole genome shotgun sequence:
aacccAGTTTTGCACGGCATTTTtccaaacgacacccatactagtataaagatgtgttctacatcaatactttaattttgcattgcgttacccgggttggcggttcaatgcatagggcgctggtcttacaaaccagttgtcgtatgttcgagcccggacctggaaggattcgtagtgttagtaggatcgtagcactagccatgtaatggttctgtacactctgaatcggcgttgaaacagaaggtcaaactcCACTAcgtgaatgtaataccaagactttgctttgtgaTTCGTAATTAAATGTGTCagtgacggtgcaaactttGTACGCTTCCAATTTGataaatctgatgcttttggtacgaaagaggaaattcaaatcattctttatgatgatctgtGGCACTGAAAAATGCTTcgaattgtcacgaccaacaggatctgcatttagatccgAGATGGTTCTTTGCGTGTATACTGATGACTTCAGCTGGCAGGCTTCTGGTGTGGTTTCACTGTGTGGCCGGCCCGATGTTactctcgtgtttgtcttccatCTGTAACCGTTGCTcacaaaatgatagaaaaagtggcaaaatcaccttttatatcgCTAGagcagcacatattttgttctctcctcagaacgcgtactgattggctggtgctgaaatggatcgaatcagacaggtttttcaatagtgtactattgaaaaacttcaatgctgttgcaatacgcaatgtttcaatgtttcaaaatacgagaacgtcaaacaagcgtcatgtgttttcttctttgctactcattgataccaaacattacacaaaaatttaattttgaattatttgagattatgtcacacaactgaaaagatgttctggtccgaagaggtgaatgatttTAAGGTGGTaagacctctataattgaaaagaaTTCCACGGTATTACATCCATCAGCGTTTTaccaaaactgttcgaaaaggctatactgacaccaattttcaatcactgcaaGCCATATATCGTCGACACTCAATACGGTTTCATGGCTAACCGGTAAACAACCACAAATTtaccatcgttttttttttgtcttaggCGACTGACTCAATGTCTAACGGTTTACAAACGGACGTTATTTATTACCCGGACCgtaaatatttttactgtacttcaatgatgtgAATATTGTTCTGGAAGGTCCTCgcttatcgtttgctgatgatgtcTACCACATCATCCGCAACGTAGAAGACGCAGCCTTTTTCCAGCGGTAATTGTTCATCTTCGCAGAGGTGGTGTAAATTTAATCATATGATTGTAAATCCCGACAAATGCTCGGCCATTACGTTCGCGAGGAAAAAAGTGCCATTCCATGTCGAATACATTCTGGATGGATCCTTGATTGGAAGACTTCGGCGTCCATCACGATGAAAAACTTACATTTAAGGATCACATCAGCATCAGTTACATTGTAGCAAAAGCTACCCGTAGCTTAGGATTCTTAATGATGATGACTAAGCACTTTATTACAGACGTACACTGTCTAAAAATCCCTTTATTGTTCACTTGTtcgttcaactctcgaatattgctTGGCAGTTTGAACTCCTGCTACCTGAGCGGTGCTCAGAGAATCGAGGCGATTCAACGTAGATTTGTTCGCTTCGCTAGTCGCCGATTGCCGTGGACTGATCCTCATCAACTATCTAGTTATGGAAGTCGTGGGTTATTAATCGGTATCGACACATTAGAAGTTTCCTTTCAAaagtttaatttattttctgtATTATAACTACAAAACACAAAAATCCAGGAAATAGGAAAAATAAAATAGACTACACCCTGACTAAGAGTTGAAAATCCTAATTTTGTTTGATAGTAAATCATCAACATGGAGACACTGCAAGGAACTGGAAAATACACAATTTTTGACTACTTTACTCTCAATATGGATTAGTATAGCTAAATATAGTCGCTCAAAATAGATATTTAGTCACACATATGAACTGTTTTTACAATTCCGAGTGAGTAATTTTGGAGACCATTGTCAGTTGTCGGTTTTTGATTCTGTACACACCAGTTATTCGAATACCACCGCATTTAGTAAGGTAAGGACGACAATGTTAACCACAGCAATAATGGCGACACCAACCGAAGCAATGGTTTTAAGCCGTTTCCAGCGTTTTTCGTTGCTAATCTGTAACGGAAGCAATTTTTGATTAACTTCACCAATACAAACGAATGGAAAAAGAGGCGCACTAACCGAGATGGTGATCATAGAAACACTAACAAGAATCTGCATTATCAGTGACATAATAATCATTCCAACACAAAACATGTAACTTGTTGCTTCCTGTTGGTATTCCGTCAGCAATCGCAGCTGATTGGTGTTGGCAGCCAAAAATGCTACGTTCAAAGCATTTTCTATCACATTGCGGTAGATATCGTAGTTCGATTCAGCGCCATTACTGTCCTGATTGTTGCGGGTTCTGTAAGAGTCTCGTCTTGAGTTCCGGCGGCAATCATCCCATTCGTTCTCCACGTCGAAGATCACCGGTTTGGCAAACATTGAACTGTGTTTGCGCTGACTGGACGGTATTTCCTCTGGTCCATCGTTTCTGTCTTCCGCGCGGGGATGAGACTCCGGAACTACATCGACACTGGTACTCATTTTGCACACTAATTGGCGGTATGATTCCCGAAACGAGCCTAACGATACTGAAAGGAAACCGTCGTCGGTGGTTAGGTTATTATACTAATTGCCTCGAGCGTTGTTGCATCGGCCAACGCTCGTCGTTGGAATCATGGTCAATGCTAAAAATGTTGTACTTTGCGCAGTCAGGTGTTACCAGTGTTGGTACGTATAGCTCGAATGTTAGATCTATGCAAAATGTGCCTTTACGGTATTTAAGACACGTTTGCCGCCGTATATAGTCAATATCGCATTATTGTTGTTTACCATGTAGTTCTTTACTGTTAACAATCGACTAACTCAGGGTTGATCGGTGGTACAACGTAGAAGATACGTGTCTTAACATGGCTTTTTACAGTATCCAAAGGTTAGAACACATGTTATTCTGATAAATATAATCAATATCTAAATAGATAAACTAGATTAATGATATCTATATGAGGCATAGAGCGCTGtccttacaagtcagttgtcgtatgttcgaactccgacctggaaggattcttagtgtccgtaggatcgtagtacttgtCATGCACTGATCCTGCAcgttaagaatcggctgcgaggtctgttgttcaaattccacaaaaggaaactcatgccaggactttgctattTGGTTCATTCCACGTGATAttgattacaatttttttcgtcaaaaggaaggcgattttttcgtcaaaaggaAAAATCTTAATGTGGCAGTTAAAATTCGCATCGGCTGAATCGCACAAAGCGATATTTAAACATTCAGATTGGTTCTCTTTTGCTGCTGTGCGATTGGTGCTGCGACTATTTTTGTGCCCTCATTCTGTCTGGAGATGATTAAAGTGGCGCAGATAAACCTTCAGCACAAGCGCACCGCGACAATGAACCTCTCTCGTCTATTACAGGAAGGTAAGGTTAAAATAGTTTTGGTTCAGGAACCTTACTTCAAAAAAGAACATTTTTATGTTGGAAAACTAATTAATCCCGCTTTTGCAATCTATAGCAAGGTTGGTCTGGACAATCCCCAGCAAATGCCACGTGCATGCATTCTTGTTAATGATTCAATTCCAGCGTATCTCTTACCCGAGCTAACCACTCGTGATATCTGTACAATTGCAGTTGACTTAAaaataggaaatattgaaaagaaataTATATACTGTTCGGCTTATTTGCCCCACAATGAGCCGTCTCCCACGGAAGATTTTAAGAAAGTAGTGCTGTACTGTGAAAGAACTGGTCTTCCACTAATTACTGGAAGTGATGCAAATGCTCATCACATCATCTGGggtagcacagatataaatcccAGGGGATCTGAACTAATGGAGTACATAAGTAGTACGAATCTATACATTCTCAATGAAGGAAGTCGCCCAACTTTTGTTAGGTCTGATAGGGAAGAGGTCTTGGATATAACACTTTGTTCTGAAGAAGTTCAGCACGAACTGGGAAACTGGAAGGTGTCAGATGAAACTGAACCTTCGCTCTCAgaccacaaatttatattttttgatCACTTAGGTGTTACCTTAACTGTCACAACATATCGGAACCCGAAATCTACTGATTGGGATCTTTATACTGAAACTTTGGCAACAAAATTTCATGGCTATTTTCCCACCATCGAATGTCACGACGATTTGGACTTGGCTGTAAACACTTTGAACTCATTCATAGTGTcatcatatgaagaggcttgtccgccCAGATCCGTAAAAACTACAAGGGGTACTCCATGGTGGAGGGCTGAGCTTTAGAAACTGAAAAAGGACAtgcgaagagcttggaaccggcGTGGGCATGACAACTCGAGAGcttttaaaactgctcgaactgCGTATAAAAAATGCCTTAGATCTGCCGAACGAACTGGATGGAAAAATCTTTGCACAAATATCTCTAGTCTAAATGAAACGAGCAGGCtaaacaagatactctcgaaatCAAAAGTTTTCCAGGCTAACTGTCTAAAAAACATGGATGGTGAACtggtttcaaacgaagaggACGTTCTTAACTGTCCCTTCGAGACACACTTTCCAGGTAGCAAGGTTGTTGATCCTGATTTTCTAAATGCTCACGAACCGTGCACAGACAATCTTGATTCGTGGGCAATAGCAAGATCGCTGATCACTTTTGAATCGATAAAGTGGGCAATTGACAGTTTTGCACCATACAAATCACCTGGAAAAGATGGCATCTATCCTATTCTATTGCAGAAAGGTTTTGATATTACGAAACATGTCCTGAGAAAGATTCTACTTAACAGCCTTGCTCTTGGGTACATCCCGAAAGCATGGCGAGAAATAATCATCAAATTTATTCCAAAAGGCGGACGTCAGAGTTA
This genomic window contains:
- the LOC131429930 gene encoding ninjurin-B-like is translated as MSTSVDVVPESHPRAEDRNDGPEEIPSSQRKHSSMFAKPVIFDVENEWDDCRRNSRRDSYRTRNNQDSNGAESNYDIYRNVIENALNVAFLAANTNQLRLLTEYQQEATSYMFCVGMIIMSLIMQILVSVSMITISISNEKRWKRLKTIASVGVAIIAVVNIVVLTLLNAVVFE